The genome window ATGAACCGATCCCGGCCGGTGCCGGCGGCGAAGACCTGGATCGTATTCTTTCCTTCGACCGGCGGGTCCTGACCGCGGAAGGCGATATTCATGTGAATAACGTCTTTATCGGTCCGGGATCCTGCGGCATGATCGTCAGGATTGCCCGGGGAACAAGCGCAAGAATTGTCGAGATCACGAGGGGCGGCGGAGATTATTCCGCGATCAGAAGCACCCTGTACCTGCTGGAGGAAGGTGCTTCCCTCACCCTGGTCCAGATCCAGCAGTTGGACAAGCGCACCCTTTATATCGACGACCTGCGCGCCAGGCTGGCTGAAAACGCGCAGCTGAAGATCACACGGCTTGATCTGGGCAGCGCCGTTTCCTATCAGTCCTCCAAAGTCCTGCTGGAGGGGAAAAGCGCGGACTATGCTGCCCACGGCAATTTCCTCCTCAATGGGGATCAGCGCCTGGATATCAATATGATTGCCGAACATATCGCACCGAATACGGTCAGCGATATGCGTTCCGACGGCGTACTGCTGGACCGTGCTTCAAAGATTTTCCGGGGATCGCTGGATTTTAAGAGCGGCTGTAAAGGTGCGAAAGGATCGGAAAACGAAGATGTCATGCTGCTCTCCGACGGGGCGGATAACCAGTCCATGCCGATCATCCTTTGCGGTGAGGAAGACGTGGAAGGAAACCACGGTGCCACCGTGGGCAGGGTATCGGACGACGCCCTGTATTATCTGGCGAGCAGGGGTTTTGACGAGGAAAAAGCCTATAAAATGATCGTCCGCTCCAGGATGAACGCTACCATAGCCTGTGTCCCCGATGCAGATCTGCGTGATGAGCTGGAGAAAACCGTTGATGAGGTGCTTGCATGACTGTACATGATATCCGGCATAACATCTCGTTTTTTCGCCAGGAAAGGCCGCCGGTCTACTTCGACAATTCGGCGACAACCCAGCAGCCGGATGAGGTCATAAGGGCTGTCATCAATTTCAGCCGGTATACCAACGCCAATCCCTTTCGCGGCCTGTATGACCTCTCCGGCGAAGCAACGGCTGTCTATGAAGCCGCCAGGAAAAAGGTGGCGGCTTTCCTGAATATTTCCGATCCCCGCCAGATCGTATTCACGCGCAACACCACGGAGTCAATCAACCTTGTGGCGGAGTGTATTTTAAGGACAAACCATTCCCGGTTCCGGATTGACCCCGGCGACCGGATTGTCGTCACGGTCTCCGAACATCACAGCAATCTCCTTCCCTGGCAGCGCCTGGCCCGGATCACCGGTGCGCGTCTTGTTTTCATGGAGCCGGACAGCACCGGCCTGATCACGGATGCGGAAATCGAATCCAGGATCACAGATCGTACAAAGCTGGTCGCCGCAGCCCACGTCAGCAATGTATGGGGACGTGTCAACCCCATCGATAAAATCATCCTCAGAGCAAGATCCGTCGGAGCCCTGACGGTCATAGACGGCGCGCAGGCTGTCGCGCACATGAAAGTGGACGTCCGGAACACAGGCTGTGATTTCT of Aristaeella lactis contains these proteins:
- a CDS encoding SufB/SufD family protein encodes the protein MNEMITINPSPALTFAKLKMNGDRIFLNTGILKKQNVIVTVTGRHSRSDTLYDEPIPAGAGGEDLDRILSFDRRVLTAEGDIHVNNVFIGPGSCGMIVRIARGTSARIVEITRGGGDYSAIRSTLYLLEEGASLTLVQIQQLDKRTLYIDDLRARLAENAQLKITRLDLGSAVSYQSSKVLLEGKSADYAAHGNFLLNGDQRLDINMIAEHIAPNTVSDMRSDGVLLDRASKIFRGSLDFKSGCKGAKGSENEDVMLLSDGADNQSMPIILCGEEDVEGNHGATVGRVSDDALYYLASRGFDEEKAYKMIVRSRMNATIACVPDADLRDELEKTVDEVLA
- a CDS encoding aminotransferase class V-fold PLP-dependent enzyme, with the translated sequence MTVHDIRHNISFFRQERPPVYFDNSATTQQPDEVIRAVINFSRYTNANPFRGLYDLSGEATAVYEAARKKVAAFLNISDPRQIVFTRNTTESINLVAECILRTNHSRFRIDPGDRIVVTVSEHHSNLLPWQRLARITGARLVFMEPDSTGLITDAEIESRITDRTKLVAAAHVSNVWGRVNPIDKIILRARSVGALTVIDGAQAVAHMKVDVRNTGCDFYAFSGHKMLGPMGIGVLFGRADLLEQLDPFLSGGEMIEYVTRESATYAPIPHKFEAGTVNAAGAAGLAAACDYIDKIGFDYIKSQVNTLTAEVMNGMREMEGITVYGSRNPSEHNGIVSFSIAGCHPHDVASILNEDHICVRAGHHCAQPLMQFLGIGSCVRCSLYAYNTHREVSRFIDCLSRVRKVMGY